From Equus przewalskii isolate Varuska chromosome 30, EquPr2, whole genome shotgun sequence, a single genomic window includes:
- the MSANTD7 gene encoding zinc finger and SCAN domain containing 29 — MASSNSSAGIRWSRQETRTLLSILGEAEYIQRLQTVHHNADVYQAVSKRMQQEGFRRTERQCRSKFKVLKALYLKAYVAHATSMSDPPHCPFYDTLDQLLRNQIVTDPDNLMEDAAWAKHCDQNLVASDTPGEEGTSILRAKRTQAAHHQPILKTVKDSDEDCQLRISDQMRETSDVEDSWDESSGAGCSQGTPSYSSSHHLFRGAVTPCQSSPMTRLGVSGEPSPCTSTSRNTPGVAFTQRPPVSSSRVPFVSGEDRPLTSEPPPRWARRRRRSVARTIAAELAENRRLARELSKREEEKLDRLIAIGEEASAQQDTANELRRDAVIAVRRLATAVEEATGAFQLGLEKLLQRLISNTKS; from the exons ATGGCCAGTTCCAATAGCAGTGCGGGCATCCGGTGGTCCAGACAGGAGACACGAACTCTTCTCTCCATACTAGGCGAGGCGGAGTATATTCAGCGCCTCCAGACTGTGCATCATAATGCAGATGTCTATCAGGCTGTGTCTAAGCGAATGCAGCAGGAAGGCTTCCGCCGCACCGAACGTCAGTGCCGCTCCAAGTTTAAAGTTCTGAAGGCATTGTATTTAAAGGCATATGTTGCCCATGCCACAAGTATGAGTGATCCACCACACTGTCCATTTTATGATACATTGGATCAGCTTCTCCGAAATCAGATAGTGACTGACCCAGACAACTTAATGGAGGATGCTGCTTGGGCCAAGCACTGTGATCAGAACTTAGTGGCCTCTGACACCCCAGGGGAAGAGGGAACCAGCATTCTGAGAGCAAAAAGGACTCAGGCAGCACATCATCAGCCTATCTTGAAAACAGTTAAGGATTCAGATGAGGATTGCCAGCTGAGAATCAGTGACCAGATGCGAGAAACCAGTGACGTTGAGGACTCCTGGGATGAATCCTCGGGTGCAG gGTGCTCTCAAGGGACTCCCAGCTACAGCAGCTCCCACCACCTTTTCAGAGGTGCAGTTACTCCCTGTCAGAGCAGCCCCATGACCAGACTGGGTGTGTCCGGTGAGCCCAGTCCCTGCACCAGCACCAGCCGAAACACTCCTGGGGTGGCCTTCACACAGCGACCTCCAGTCTCCTCCTCCAGAGTTCCTTTTGTTTCTGGTGAGGACAGGCCTTTGACCAGTGAGCCCCCTCCAAGGTGGGCAAGGCGAAGAAGGCGGTCAGTGGCCAGGACTATTGCAGCTGAGTTGGCAGAAAACAGGAGATTGGCACGAGAACTTTCCAAGCGTGAGGAAGAAAAATTGGACAGGCTGATTGCTATTGGTGAGGAGGCCAGTGCTCAGCAAGATACGGCCAACGAGCTCCGCAGGGATGCCGTGATCGCAGTCAGACGCTTGGCGACAGCAGTGGAAGAGGCCACCGGTGCTTTTCAGCTAGGGCTTGAAAAATTGCTTCAGAGGTTAATTTCGAATACCAAAAGTTAG